In Silene latifolia isolate original U9 population chromosome 3, ASM4854445v1, whole genome shotgun sequence, a single window of DNA contains:
- the LOC141649357 gene encoding protein FAR1-RELATED SEQUENCE 5-like, with protein MTENTFVIPVVPVPTPQCIDVDEVHAGNRLSLMVTPGGSEEWVRNIATEFTPTLGQTFATLDEGIQFYETYAIACGFEPRKSSTKRFRSSGDIRTKLIVCHREGFRDSKPTILPITGEEEEPMVKAYNPKKTKVTRIGCKARILFKFVIKEIDQVQVPLFVVDQFHAAHNHRLSPLKYREFQKKCRNLALQHKQTIVDNCKVNIGPTSTLRSVKEYVDGYENIGASLADAAARRNYALYGEAVTFDPTYSTNKYDMIFAPFTGVDHHKKSVTFGASLMSRENDQNFKWIFTKFLDCMGGKEPHCFFTDQCPAMKIAVPCYFLRLLPTAIACGIL; from the exons ATGACTG AAAATACTTTTGTTATCCCTGTGGTACCTGTTCCTACTCCACAATGCATAGACGTTGATGAGGTGCATGCTGGGAATCGTCTTTCTTTGATGGTGACCCCTGGAGGTTCTGAAGAGTGGGTCAGAAATATTGCAACTGAATTTACACCTACATTAGGACAAACTTTTGCTACGTTAGACGAGGGTATACAGTTTTATGAGACCTATGCAATAGCATGTGGTTTTGAACCAAGGAAATCTTCAACGAAAAGGTTTCGTAGTAGTGGAGATATTAGGACAAAATTGATTGTGTGTCACCGGGAAGGATTTAGGGATTCTAAGCCGACAATATTACCCATTACTGGTGAGGAGGAGGAGCCAATGGTTAAGGCCTATAATCCGAAGAAGACTAAGGTTACTAGGATTGGTTGTAAAGCTAGGATTTtatttaaatttgttattaaagAAATTGACCAAGTTCAAGTGCCACTCTTTGTTGTTGATCAGTTTCATGCTGCCCATAACCACCGTCTTTCTCCACTCAAGTATAGAGAATTTCAGAAAAAATGTAGAAACCTTGCTTTGCAACATAAACAAACCATCGTTGATAATTGCAAGGTCAATATTGGCCCAACCTCTACTTTGAGGTCCGTCAAGGAATATGTTGATGGCTATGAAAATATTGGAGCTTCTTTG GCTGATGCAGCAGCACGTCGTAATTACGCTCTATACGGTGAGGCGGTGACTTTTGACCCAACCTATTCAACTAATAAGTACGACATGATCTTTGCTCCCTTTACTGGTGTTGATCATCACAAGAAGTCCGTCACTTTTGGCGCTTCGCTTATGTCTAGGGAGAATGACCAGAATTTTAAatggattttcacaaaattcttAGATTGTATGGGTGGGAAGGAACCCCATTGCTTTTTTACCGATCAATGTCCTGCTATGAAAATTGCAGTCCCCTGCTACTTTTTACGATTGCTGCCCACCgctattgcatgtggcatattatga